In a genomic window of Streptomyces sp. NBC_01142:
- a CDS encoding alpha/beta fold hydrolase, with amino-acid sequence MRQARFDPQGSFIRWTEAAGEGPATVYVHGLGAASAAYHAHIAARPELTGRRSLFVDLPGHGLSDRPSGFGYSLEDHAAALAAALDEAGVRGGELVGHSMGGAVAIVLAYRRPDLVARLTVTEANLDPDPPVTAGSSGIAGYSEEEFVHGGGFARVLERVGPIWSATMRLADPLGLHRSARGLIRGTHPTMRRMLMELPVDRTYLQGARSGELEGHEELVSAGVRVVTIPDAGHNIMFDNPAAFGRAVAAAQL; translated from the coding sequence GTGCGACAGGCCCGATTCGACCCGCAGGGCAGTTTCATTCGCTGGACGGAAGCGGCGGGCGAGGGACCTGCGACGGTGTACGTACACGGACTCGGCGCGGCCTCGGCGGCGTACCACGCGCACATAGCGGCGCGGCCGGAACTGACCGGCCGCCGCTCGCTCTTCGTCGATCTGCCCGGACACGGTCTCAGCGACCGGCCCTCCGGCTTCGGCTACTCGCTGGAGGACCACGCGGCCGCGCTCGCTGCCGCACTCGACGAGGCCGGAGTGCGCGGCGGCGAGCTCGTGGGGCACAGCATGGGAGGGGCCGTCGCCATCGTGCTGGCATACCGCCGACCTGATCTGGTGGCACGGCTGACCGTCACGGAGGCCAACCTCGACCCGGACCCGCCGGTGACGGCGGGCAGCAGCGGGATCGCCGGGTACAGCGAGGAGGAGTTCGTCCACGGCGGCGGCTTCGCGCGTGTGCTCGAGCGGGTGGGGCCGATCTGGTCGGCGACCATGCGCCTGGCCGACCCGCTCGGTCTGCACCGCAGTGCGAGGGGGCTGATCCGTGGTACGCACCCCACGATGCGCCGGATGCTGATGGAACTGCCGGTCGACCGTACCTATCTGCAGGGCGCGCGGAGCGGTGAACTCGAGGGCCACGAGGAGCTGGTGTCCGCCGGCGTACGGGTAGTGACCATTCCGGACGCCGGGCACAACATCATGTTCGACAACCCGGCAGCGTTCGGACGGGCGGTCGCGGCGGCTCAGCTCTGA
- a CDS encoding DUF742 domain-containing protein, whose product MTDMPGSQWYDAEAGPLVRPYAMTGGRTKPGPSNVRFDLIALVVVDAEAPGSAEDSLFGPEHRALLTLCRSETQSVAELAADADLPVGVVRVLLGDLLEAGYVRVSRPVPPAQLPDEKILREVIDGLRAL is encoded by the coding sequence ATGACTGACATGCCCGGCAGTCAGTGGTACGACGCCGAAGCCGGCCCGCTGGTCCGCCCGTACGCGATGACGGGCGGGCGGACCAAGCCCGGCCCCAGCAACGTCCGATTCGACCTCATCGCGCTCGTCGTCGTCGATGCCGAGGCACCCGGCTCCGCCGAGGATTCCCTCTTCGGCCCCGAACACCGGGCCCTGCTCACCCTGTGTCGCTCAGAAACCCAGTCCGTCGCCGAACTCGCCGCCGACGCAGACCTGCCCGTCGGCGTCGTCCGCGTGCTCCTCGGCGACCTGCTCGAGGCGGGCTACGTGAGAGTGAGCCGGCCCGTGCCGCCCGCTCAGCTGCCCGACGAGAAGATCCTCAGGGAGGTGATCGACGGCCTGAGAGCTCTCTAG
- a CDS encoding class I SAM-dependent methyltransferase, with translation MADDHTHVQEFFAARAADWDTRFPDDGPAYAAAVAELGLRPGDAVLDAGCGTGRALPPLRSAVGPGGTVLGADLTPAMLDAARRAGRGEHGVLLLADVARLPLRAETLDAVFAAGLIAHLPQPGANLRELARVVRPGGRLALFHPIGRAALAARQGRQITDDDLRAEPSLGPLLAGSGWRMTSYVDEDDRFLALAVRQD, from the coding sequence ATGGCTGACGACCACACGCATGTACAGGAATTCTTCGCCGCCCGGGCGGCGGACTGGGACACCCGATTTCCCGACGACGGCCCGGCCTACGCCGCAGCCGTCGCCGAACTGGGGCTGCGTCCCGGGGACGCCGTGCTCGACGCAGGCTGCGGCACCGGCCGCGCCCTGCCGCCGCTGCGGTCCGCCGTGGGGCCCGGGGGAACGGTGCTCGGGGCCGACCTGACACCCGCAATGCTGGACGCCGCACGGCGCGCCGGGCGCGGCGAGCACGGCGTGCTGCTGCTCGCCGATGTGGCGCGACTGCCGCTGCGCGCCGAGACGTTGGACGCGGTGTTCGCCGCCGGGCTGATCGCCCATCTGCCGCAGCCGGGCGCGAATCTGCGGGAGTTGGCGCGGGTGGTGCGGCCCGGCGGCCGGCTGGCGCTCTTCCACCCCATCGGCAGAGCGGCCCTCGCCGCCCGCCAGGGACGGCAGATCACCGATGACGATCTGCGCGCCGAGCCCAGCCTGGGCCCCCTGCTGGCCGGTTCGGGGTGGCGGATGACCTCGTACGTGGACGAGGACGACCGCTTCCTCGCCCTGGCCGTCCGTCAGGACTGA
- a CDS encoding roadblock/LC7 domain-containing protein, giving the protein MIEHESAAARHPFGGDLDWLLDDLVLRVGEVRHAVVLSGDGLPVGASTALTREDAEHLAAVASGFHSLAKGAGRHFHAGGVRRTMVEMDDGFLFVAAAGDGSCLAVLTAVTADIGLVAYEMARLVKRVGEHLRTPARFITT; this is encoded by the coding sequence ATGATCGAGCACGAGTCAGCCGCAGCCCGCCACCCCTTCGGCGGCGACCTCGACTGGCTGCTGGACGATCTCGTACTGCGGGTCGGCGAAGTCCGGCACGCTGTCGTGCTGTCGGGCGACGGCCTGCCGGTCGGCGCCTCCACCGCACTGACCCGCGAGGACGCCGAGCATCTGGCCGCCGTCGCCTCCGGATTCCACAGCCTCGCCAAGGGCGCGGGACGTCACTTCCACGCCGGGGGCGTACGCCGGACGATGGTCGAGATGGACGACGGCTTCCTGTTCGTGGCAGCGGCAGGCGACGGCTCCTGCCTCGCCGTACTTACTGCCGTCACCGCCGACATCGGCCTGGTTGCCTACGAGATGGCCCGCCTCGTCAAACGTGTCGGCGAGCATCTGCGCACCCCGGCACGCTTCATCACGACGTGA
- a CDS encoding PadR family transcriptional regulator produces the protein MLELAILGFLYGTPLHGYELRKRITALTGHVRPVAESTLYPAIKRLEKAGLLARETQPGSVAAPRHVLTLTDDGRRELLRRLAEPEQGEITDENRWFTLLAFLRHLEDGAAQTAVLRRRLTFLEQPASFFYDGERPLSAEELGDPFRKGILTVARATSEAELAWLHATIDSLAPGDRH, from the coding sequence ATGCTCGAGCTCGCCATCCTCGGTTTTCTGTACGGCACCCCACTGCACGGCTATGAACTGCGCAAACGCATCACCGCGCTGACCGGACATGTGCGACCGGTCGCCGAGAGCACGCTCTATCCCGCGATCAAGCGGCTCGAGAAGGCCGGTCTCCTGGCACGCGAGACCCAGCCGGGCTCCGTCGCCGCGCCCCGCCATGTCCTCACCCTCACCGACGACGGACGCCGTGAGCTGCTGCGTCGGCTCGCGGAGCCCGAGCAGGGGGAAATCACCGACGAGAACAGGTGGTTCACCCTGCTCGCGTTCCTGCGGCATCTGGAGGACGGCGCGGCGCAAACGGCCGTACTGCGGCGGCGTCTGACGTTCCTGGAGCAGCCCGCCAGCTTCTTCTACGACGGTGAACGTCCGCTGAGCGCCGAGGAGTTGGGCGATCCGTTCCGGAAGGGCATCCTCACCGTCGCCCGTGCCACCAGCGAGGCCGAGCTCGCGTGGCTGCACGCCACGATCGACTCCCTCGCGCCGGGAGACCGGCACTGA
- a CDS encoding nitrate- and nitrite sensing domain-containing protein has translation MRIPRRTPGADTASPQPLPPAPAAARGRRAHAGPPAVEHTGQEPRAEAPQPQPPAVVRGRGLLGPRTVRAKIICLLMVPVVSLLALWGFATVTTAQDVARLRSLERVDSQVREPVAAAVAALQAERRAAVRQVAAPSDERAAAFQQEVRSTDETVKRLRLDDEHTVAAGGDIPRGVAGRLEDFVTRTEELRTLRAAVVGRKAAWDDTYEQYSAAVTGAFDVLGALTRMQAAAPGSDARVLLEFARAGEMLAREDALLTSAQLTKSLDAVRQRLFTGAVSTRRSLAESAVTDLRGPEAAAWRELAAQSVYRQLQTAEDRVLAAPAGRRAAEAVPAEAWDKAHATVRDDLHGIETDARRSAADRADPLAGSLRTGAGAAVLLGLVAVAASLVISVRIGRALVVELISLRNSALGIARHKLPHAMRRLRTGETIDIQAEAPPGPPAEDEIGQVGEALGTVHRAALRAAVERAELADGISGVFVNLARRSQILVHRQLTLLDTMERRADDPNELGDLFRLDHLTTRMRRHAESLIILSGAAPGRGWRVPVPLTNVVRAAVSEIEDYARVEVRQLPETAIVGAAVADITHLLAELIENAAQFSPPHTKVRVSGEPVGNGYVLEIEDRGLGMGKDALVEANRRLEESEALDLFDSDRLGLFVSSRLAARHEIRVQLRTSPYGGTTAVVLLPTAVLQGALSAGAGSRGAPRPDEEKPQAARPEPAPRTQGAPAPRTQGVPVPRTQGVPVPRTQGVPVPRTQGTPAPAGAPRRVLAAQSETPSPPRVTALRLRGAPPQTQDGELPRRVRQAHFVPQLREESRAEEPEDLAAGPEETPERTPEQVRDRMTAYRNGWTRGGGAAPGTAAAGREGDEA, from the coding sequence ATGCGCATACCCCGCAGGACCCCGGGCGCCGACACCGCGTCCCCGCAGCCACTGCCACCCGCCCCGGCGGCAGCCCGCGGACGACGCGCGCACGCCGGGCCCCCCGCAGTCGAACACACCGGCCAGGAGCCGCGAGCCGAAGCGCCGCAACCGCAGCCCCCGGCCGTCGTACGCGGGCGAGGGCTGCTGGGGCCCAGGACCGTACGCGCGAAGATCATTTGTCTGCTGATGGTGCCCGTCGTCTCGCTGCTCGCCCTCTGGGGCTTCGCCACCGTCACCACTGCCCAGGACGTGGCGCGACTGCGCTCGCTGGAGCGGGTCGACTCACAGGTCCGGGAACCTGTGGCGGCCGCCGTGGCGGCCCTGCAGGCCGAACGGCGCGCAGCGGTACGTCAGGTGGCAGCCCCCTCGGACGAGCGCGCGGCCGCGTTCCAGCAGGAGGTCCGCAGTACCGACGAGACCGTGAAGCGGCTGCGTCTGGACGATGAGCACACGGTCGCCGCGGGCGGCGACATCCCGCGCGGTGTGGCAGGGCGGCTCGAGGACTTCGTCACCCGGACCGAGGAATTGCGCACCCTCCGCGCCGCCGTCGTCGGCCGCAAGGCTGCCTGGGACGACACCTACGAGCAGTACTCCGCCGCCGTCACCGGCGCGTTCGACGTCCTGGGAGCCCTCACCCGGATGCAGGCGGCAGCACCCGGCTCCGACGCCCGGGTCCTCCTGGAGTTCGCCCGGGCCGGCGAGATGCTCGCGCGGGAGGACGCCCTCCTCACTTCGGCGCAGCTCACCAAGTCCCTCGACGCGGTCCGGCAGAGGCTGTTCACCGGAGCCGTCTCGACACGCAGGAGCCTTGCCGAATCGGCCGTCACGGACCTGCGGGGGCCCGAGGCGGCAGCGTGGCGCGAACTCGCCGCTCAGAGCGTCTACCGCCAGTTGCAGACGGCCGAGGACAGGGTGCTTGCCGCGCCCGCAGGACGCAGGGCGGCGGAGGCGGTCCCGGCCGAAGCCTGGGACAAGGCGCATGCCACCGTCCGCGACGATCTGCACGGCATTGAGACGGACGCCCGCCGGAGCGCCGCGGACCGTGCCGACCCCCTCGCGGGCTCCCTCCGCACCGGGGCCGGAGCGGCCGTACTCCTCGGACTCGTCGCCGTCGCCGCCTCCTTGGTCATTTCCGTACGCATCGGCCGTGCGCTCGTCGTCGAACTGATCAGCCTGCGCAACAGCGCACTCGGGATCGCCCGGCACAAGCTGCCGCACGCGATGCGCAGACTGCGTACCGGCGAGACCATCGACATCCAGGCCGAAGCACCGCCCGGACCCCCCGCCGAGGACGAGATCGGCCAAGTCGGCGAGGCGCTCGGAACCGTTCACCGCGCCGCACTCCGCGCCGCCGTCGAGCGGGCCGAACTCGCCGACGGCATCTCCGGCGTCTTCGTCAACCTCGCGCGCCGCAGCCAGATCCTGGTCCACCGCCAGCTCACCCTGCTGGACACGATGGAGCGTCGCGCCGACGACCCCAACGAGCTCGGCGACCTCTTCCGCCTCGACCATCTCACCACCCGAATGCGCCGCCACGCGGAGAGCCTGATCATCCTGTCGGGCGCCGCGCCCGGGCGGGGCTGGCGCGTGCCCGTCCCGCTGACCAACGTCGTACGGGCCGCCGTCTCCGAAATCGAGGACTACGCGCGCGTGGAGGTACGGCAGCTCCCCGAGACCGCCATCGTCGGCGCCGCAGTCGCCGACATCACCCATCTGCTGGCCGAACTCATCGAGAACGCCGCCCAGTTCTCTCCGCCGCACACCAAAGTGCGCGTCAGTGGCGAACCGGTGGGCAACGGATATGTGCTGGAGATCGAGGACCGCGGCCTCGGCATGGGCAAGGACGCCCTCGTCGAAGCCAACCGGCGGCTCGAGGAGTCGGAAGCCCTGGACCTCTTCGACAGCGACCGTCTGGGACTCTTCGTCTCCAGCCGGCTCGCCGCGCGCCACGAGATCAGGGTCCAGCTGCGCACCTCGCCCTACGGTGGCACGACCGCGGTGGTCCTGCTGCCGACCGCGGTGCTGCAAGGCGCACTCTCCGCGGGGGCGGGCTCCCGCGGCGCCCCCCGCCCGGACGAGGAGAAACCGCAGGCCGCGCGGCCCGAACCAGCCCCGCGTACGCAGGGCGCACCAGCCCCGCGTACCCAGGGCGTACCCGTCCCGCGTACCCAGGGCGTACCCGTCCCGCGTACCCAGGGCGTACCCGTCCCGCGTACCCAGGGCACACCCGCCCCGGCCGGGGCACCCCGCCGGGTGCTCGCGGCACAGAGCGAGACCCCCTCTCCGCCGCGCGTCACCGCGCTGCGCCTGCGCGGCGCTCCACCGCAGACCCAGGACGGTGAACTCCCGCGCCGCGTCCGGCAGGCGCACTTCGTCCCGCAGCTGCGCGAAGAGTCCCGGGCCGAAGAGCCGGAAGACCTCGCCGCCGGCCCGGAGGAAACCCCCGAACGTACCCCCGAGCAGGTACGGGACCGGATGACGGCGTACCGCAACGGCTGGACCAGAGGCGGCGGCGCCGCACCCGGCACAGCTGCCGCAGGCAGAGAAGGAGACGAAGCATGA
- a CDS encoding DEAD/DEAH box helicase, which yields MHRLPAATPSPVTEPAPTEAALPEPGPTERALAEAALADLTRCSAVFVPGDPARTGRIAFWRPDGDRPPVAPGSVEPLTVVTDDGRPHAVRALLMPVRDALPVLTRARAGADASPAAAFWGAAAILALQLAARGLLLPGLTATDHDAWRVGPLTTDDLERVRTLAASMPAAAHAVPLDDQADPVLLPAPEGLLRTFLDAVADGLPRTPAAQLAAGGPAFAAREPQRLPDQRGWAADVAAGHDAGVRLSLRIELPGLGQADAAGAEPAFRAVLQIHSVSDPTLVADAAEVWAGGGRTGTTFGPRSRMDALLALRRAARVWAPLTPLLHAAVPDAIELADEEVTELLGEAARTLAATGVQVHWPKEMARTLTARAVIGPPEEDAAGEGPQKDGSGLPSFLSADALLAFNWWFALGDQQLTRDELDLLAEANRPVVRLRDQWVLIDPEEARRARESQDRKLTPVDALGAVLTGSAEVDGRRVEVQASGWLAQLRDRLADPEGGQLEIGQPTALTATLRDYQLRGLNWLHRMTSLGLGGCLADDMGLGKTITLISLHLHRQTDESAAGPTLVVCPTSLMGNWQREIERFAPGTAVRRFHGSSRGLDSLADGEFVLTTYGTMRLDAERLGQVAWGMVVADEAQHVKNPYSATAKQLRTIGAKARVALSGTPVENNLSELWAILDWTTPGLLGRLGTFRTRYAQAVESGNDPAAAQRLAALVRPFLLRRRKSDPGIAPELPPKTETDRAVSLTREQTGLYEAVVRETLAAIAEAGGMERRGLVVKLLTALKQICNHPAQYLKEHSLKEERPRIAGRSGKLELLDELLDTILAEDASVLVFTQYVQMARLLETHLAARGVPTQFLHGGTPIAEREAMVNRFQDGEVPVFLLSLKAAGTGLNLTRAEHVVHYDRWWNPAVEAQATDRAYRIGQTQPVQVHRLIAEGTIEDRIADMLARKRELADSVLGSGEAALTELTDAELADLVELRGSGR from the coding sequence GTGCACAGGCTCCCCGCGGCAACACCCTCCCCGGTTACCGAACCGGCCCCTACCGAAGCAGCTCTCCCGGAACCCGGCCCCACGGAACGCGCACTCGCCGAGGCAGCCCTCGCCGACCTCACCCGCTGCTCCGCGGTCTTCGTGCCCGGAGACCCGGCCCGCACCGGCCGTATCGCGTTCTGGCGCCCCGACGGTGACCGGCCCCCGGTGGCGCCCGGCTCCGTCGAGCCGCTCACCGTGGTCACGGACGACGGCCGCCCCCATGCCGTACGAGCGCTGCTGATGCCCGTACGGGACGCCCTGCCGGTCCTCACCCGGGCCCGGGCCGGCGCCGACGCCTCCCCCGCGGCCGCCTTCTGGGGCGCGGCGGCGATCCTCGCTCTCCAACTCGCCGCACGAGGGCTGCTGTTGCCGGGTCTCACCGCCACCGATCACGACGCCTGGCGGGTCGGCCCGCTGACCACCGACGACCTGGAGCGGGTACGTACGCTCGCGGCGTCCATGCCGGCCGCCGCGCACGCCGTGCCGCTGGACGACCAGGCAGATCCCGTCCTGCTGCCCGCACCGGAGGGGCTGCTGCGGACGTTCCTCGACGCGGTCGCCGACGGGCTGCCGCGCACCCCGGCGGCGCAACTCGCCGCGGGCGGCCCCGCCTTCGCGGCGCGCGAGCCGCAGCGGCTGCCCGACCAGCGCGGCTGGGCCGCGGACGTCGCCGCCGGCCATGACGCGGGCGTACGGCTCTCGCTGCGTATCGAGCTGCCGGGTCTCGGGCAGGCCGACGCTGCGGGCGCGGAGCCGGCCTTCCGCGCCGTGCTCCAGATACACAGCGTCAGCGATCCGACGCTCGTCGCCGACGCCGCCGAGGTCTGGGCGGGAGGCGGGCGGACGGGTACCACGTTCGGGCCGCGCTCCCGGATGGACGCCCTGCTCGCGCTGCGACGGGCAGCCCGCGTCTGGGCGCCGCTCACCCCGCTGCTCCATGCCGCCGTGCCGGACGCGATCGAGCTCGCCGACGAAGAGGTCACCGAGCTGCTGGGCGAGGCGGCGCGGACACTGGCGGCGACCGGCGTCCAGGTGCACTGGCCCAAGGAGATGGCGCGCACACTCACCGCGCGCGCGGTGATCGGCCCGCCGGAGGAGGACGCCGCGGGCGAGGGCCCGCAGAAGGACGGTTCCGGGCTGCCGTCCTTCCTGTCCGCGGACGCCCTGCTCGCCTTCAACTGGTGGTTCGCACTGGGAGATCAGCAGCTCACTCGGGACGAGCTGGACCTGCTCGCCGAAGCGAATCGTCCTGTCGTGCGACTGCGCGACCAATGGGTGCTCATCGACCCGGAGGAGGCCCGGCGAGCCCGCGAGAGCCAGGACCGCAAGCTCACTCCGGTCGATGCGCTCGGCGCCGTACTGACCGGCTCGGCCGAGGTCGACGGCCGCCGTGTCGAGGTGCAGGCGTCGGGGTGGCTGGCGCAGCTGCGCGACCGGCTCGCCGATCCCGAGGGCGGGCAGCTGGAGATCGGTCAGCCCACGGCGCTCACCGCCACGCTGCGCGACTACCAGCTGCGCGGCCTGAACTGGCTGCACCGGATGACCTCGCTCGGCCTCGGCGGCTGTCTCGCCGACGACATGGGCCTCGGCAAGACCATCACGCTCATCTCGCTGCATCTGCACCGGCAGACCGACGAGTCGGCCGCCGGCCCCACCCTCGTCGTCTGTCCGACGTCCCTGATGGGCAACTGGCAGCGCGAGATCGAGAGGTTCGCGCCCGGCACCGCCGTCCGCCGCTTCCATGGCTCCTCGCGCGGTCTCGACTCCCTGGCGGACGGAGAGTTCGTGCTCACGACGTACGGCACGATGCGGCTGGACGCCGAGAGGCTCGGCCAGGTGGCGTGGGGCATGGTCGTCGCCGACGAGGCGCAGCACGTCAAGAACCCGTATTCCGCGACCGCCAAGCAGCTGCGCACCATCGGGGCGAAGGCGCGTGTCGCACTGAGCGGCACACCCGTGGAGAACAATCTCTCGGAGCTGTGGGCGATCCTCGACTGGACCACGCCGGGACTGCTCGGCCGTCTCGGCACGTTCCGTACGCGCTACGCGCAGGCGGTGGAGAGTGGCAACGACCCGGCCGCGGCCCAGCGACTGGCCGCGCTGGTACGGCCGTTCCTGCTGCGCCGACGCAAGTCCGACCCGGGCATCGCGCCCGAGCTGCCGCCCAAGACCGAGACCGACCGGGCCGTGTCACTGACCCGGGAGCAGACAGGCCTGTACGAAGCGGTGGTGCGGGAGACCCTCGCCGCGATCGCGGAGGCCGGCGGCATGGAGCGGCGCGGCCTGGTGGTGAAGCTGCTGACCGCGCTCAAGCAGATCTGCAACCACCCGGCGCAGTACTTGAAGGAGCACAGCCTCAAGGAGGAACGGCCCCGGATCGCCGGCCGCTCCGGCAAACTGGAGCTGTTGGACGAACTGCTCGACACCATCCTCGCCGAGGACGCGAGCGTGCTGGTCTTCACTCAGTACGTGCAGATGGCACGGCTGCTCGAGACGCACCTGGCGGCCCGGGGAGTACCCACCCAGTTCCTGCACGGCGGCACGCCGATCGCCGAGCGCGAGGCGATGGTGAACCGCTTCCAGGACGGCGAAGTGCCCGTCTTCCTGCTGTCGTTGAAGGCGGCGGGCACGGGACTGAACCTCACCCGCGCCGAGCATGTCGTGCACTACGACCGCTGGTGGAACCCCGCGGTCGAGGCGCAGGCCACCGACCGCGCCTACCGCATCGGTCAGACCCAGCCGGTGCAGGTGCACCGGCTGATCGCGGAGGGGACCATCGAGGACCGGATCGCCGACATGCTCGCGCGCAAACGGGAGTTGGCGGACTCCGTGCTCGGCTCCGGCGAGGCCGCGCTGACCGAACTGACCGACGCCGAACTGGCGGATCTGGTGGAACTGCGAGGGAGCGGGCGATGA
- a CDS encoding acyl-CoA desaturase, with protein MPQATATLAAPAPPAPAPAPGVRPAAGSDFAPLLRTVKEQGLLQRRCGWYARGITVNLFALAAVITGMALTGGSWWVLLLAPLLAVLSARTAFVGHDAGHAQITGDRRKSRIIQLVHANLLLGMSQEWWNDKHNRHHANPNHIEKDPDVAADILVFTQKQAVGRAGLRGWLTRHQAWLFFPLTTLEGIALKVYGFQAVFSKEAGARQTTRSRAVEGLLLLAHVAAYATLLLTTMPPAHALVFALIHQMLLGLHLGMAFAPNHKGMEMPDEESEERWGHLRRQVLTSRNIRGGLVTDWFLGGLNYQIEHHLFPSMPRPHLRLAQPLVRAHCRSLGVAYTETGLMDSYRQALTHMHEVGEPLRTAA; from the coding sequence ATGCCCCAGGCCACCGCCACCCTCGCGGCCCCCGCACCACCTGCCCCAGCGCCCGCCCCAGGAGTACGCCCGGCCGCAGGGAGCGATTTCGCCCCGCTGCTGCGGACCGTCAAGGAGCAGGGACTCCTGCAGCGTCGCTGCGGCTGGTACGCCCGAGGGATCACCGTCAACCTGTTCGCGCTGGCCGCAGTGATCACGGGCATGGCTCTGACCGGCGGCTCCTGGTGGGTGCTGCTGCTGGCGCCGCTGCTGGCCGTCCTGTCCGCCCGTACCGCCTTCGTCGGCCATGACGCCGGGCATGCCCAGATCACCGGCGACCGCCGCAAGAGCCGGATCATCCAGCTCGTCCATGCCAATCTGCTCCTCGGCATGAGCCAGGAATGGTGGAACGACAAGCACAACCGGCACCACGCCAACCCCAACCACATCGAGAAGGACCCGGACGTCGCGGCCGACATCCTGGTCTTCACACAGAAGCAGGCGGTGGGCCGTGCGGGACTGCGGGGCTGGCTCACCCGGCACCAGGCCTGGCTGTTCTTCCCGCTGACCACCCTCGAAGGCATCGCGCTGAAGGTCTACGGATTCCAGGCCGTGTTCTCCAAGGAGGCCGGCGCCCGCCAGACAACCCGCTCACGCGCCGTCGAAGGGCTGCTGCTGCTCGCCCATGTCGCGGCGTACGCGACCCTGCTGCTGACCACGATGCCGCCGGCCCACGCCCTGGTCTTCGCGCTCATTCACCAGATGCTCCTCGGTCTCCACCTGGGCATGGCCTTCGCGCCGAACCACAAGGGGATGGAGATGCCCGACGAGGAGAGCGAAGAGCGCTGGGGCCATCTGCGCCGACAGGTCCTCACCTCCCGCAACATCCGGGGCGGACTCGTCACGGACTGGTTCCTCGGCGGGCTCAACTACCAGATCGAGCACCATCTCTTCCCGAGCATGCCGCGCCCCCACCTGCGGCTCGCCCAACCACTGGTGCGCGCCCACTGCCGCTCCCTCGGCGTCGCGTACACGGAAACGGGCCTCATGGATTCGTACCGCCAGGCACTGACCCACATGCACGAGGTCGGCGAACCGCTGCGCACCGCCGCATAG
- a CDS encoding MHYT domain-containing protein: MGHLDHTAFGLLTPVLSYAMAVIGAALGLRCTVRALGASGRSRRNWLITAASAIGTGIWTMHFVAMLGFAVRGTDIHYNVPLTVLSLLVAMLVVGAGVFCVGHGRDRMRALLIGGLSTGLGVASMHYLGMAALRLHGSVRYDPLLVALSVVIAVVAATAALWAALNIKSPVAVAVASLVMGAAVSSMHYTGMLAVSVQVVPGGGELPGATAMQFIFPLAVGLGSYLFVTSAFVALSPTAHERDAYTSAERTADTVPVTAPPSTATAAHTPATPATNA; this comes from the coding sequence ATGGGACACCTGGACCACACCGCCTTCGGCTTGCTGACACCCGTACTGTCGTACGCGATGGCCGTCATCGGCGCCGCCCTCGGGCTGCGCTGCACCGTACGTGCACTCGGCGCGAGCGGGCGTTCCCGCCGCAACTGGCTGATCACCGCGGCATCCGCGATCGGCACCGGCATCTGGACGATGCACTTCGTCGCGATGCTGGGCTTCGCCGTGCGCGGCACCGATATCCACTACAACGTGCCGCTGACCGTCCTCAGCCTGCTCGTCGCGATGCTGGTCGTCGGCGCCGGAGTCTTCTGCGTCGGCCACGGCCGCGACCGGATGAGGGCACTGCTGATCGGCGGGCTCAGCACCGGGCTCGGCGTGGCCAGCATGCACTACCTGGGCATGGCTGCCCTGCGCCTGCACGGTTCGGTCCGGTACGACCCGCTGCTCGTCGCGCTCTCCGTCGTCATCGCGGTGGTCGCCGCGACCGCGGCCCTGTGGGCGGCGCTCAACATCAAATCGCCGGTCGCGGTCGCCGTCGCCTCGCTCGTCATGGGGGCGGCGGTCAGCAGCATGCACTACACCGGAATGCTCGCGGTCAGTGTCCAGGTCGTCCCGGGCGGGGGAGAGCTGCCCGGGGCCACGGCGATGCAGTTCATCTTCCCCCTCGCCGTCGGCCTCGGGTCGTACCTCTTCGTCACCTCCGCGTTCGTCGCGCTCTCTCCCACGGCGCACGAACGCGACGCTTACACCTCGGCCGAGCGAACGGCCGACACCGTCCCCGTGACCGCACCCCCGAGCACCGCCACGGCTGCCCACACCCCCGCTACCCCCGCCACCAACGCCTGA